From Oncorhynchus clarkii lewisi isolate Uvic-CL-2024 chromosome 26, UVic_Ocla_1.0, whole genome shotgun sequence, the proteins below share one genomic window:
- the LOC139385125 gene encoding putative nuclease HARBI1, with protein MGVVDCAHIAIKAPNADDSSYVNKKGFHSINCQLVCDARGLLLSAETNWPGSLQDNCIFQQSSVYKELEEQEIHEGWLLGDCHYPLKKWLMTPVQYPETSADFRYNLAHTATHDIVDRTFRAIQTRFRCPDGSKGYLQYSPEKCSRIILACCVLHNVSLQSGLDAWTFERTDIPDQSDNGSRKPEAVDSEAVRIRQELILSHFS; from the exons ATGGGGGTTGTAGACTGTGCCCATATAGCCATTAAGGCACCCAATGCAGATGATTCTTCATATGTCAATAAGAAAGGCTTCCATTCAATAAACTGTCAACTTGTGTGTGATGCCAGGGGACTTTTGCTCAGTGCAGAGACTAACTGGCCTGGCAGCTTACAGGATAACTGCATATTTCAACAGTCTTCAGTGTACAAGGAATTGGAAGAGCAGGAAATTCACGAAGGCTGGTTATTAG GAGACTGCCACTATCCTTTAAAGAAATGGCTGATGACACCTGTCCAGTACCCAGAAACTTCAGCAGACTTTCGATACAACCTGGCTCACACTGCCACTCATGACATTGTGGACCGCACGTTCAGGGCCATTCAAACCCGTTTCCGTTGCCCGGATGGGTCCAAAGGCTACCTTCAGTACTCACCTGAGAAGTGCTCTCGCATCATTCTGGCCTGCTGCGTCTTGCACAACGTGTCATTGCAATCAGGCTTGGATGCCTGGACGTTTGAGAGGACTGATATACCAGACCAGTCAGACAACGGCAGTCGAAAGCCAGAGGCTGTGGACTCGGAGGCAGTCCGAATCCGCCAGGAGCTCATTCTTAGTCACTTCAGCTAG